gcgacagacaagcgcactacagCTGCGCCACACAGGTCGCCATAGAATAGATTGAAAACCTCGTTCCCATCATACAGCTCCCTCAGTCGGCGACCACGTTCGTGCGCTGCGTGTGCGtgggcggcggcgggggcgggggcgcgggcggcgcgggggGCGCCACGTGGGCCGCGGCGGGGCTCGCCAGCGGCCACGTGTGCGTGCTGGACCTGCGCACCGGCCTGCCCCTCGCACACTTCAAAGCCCACGACGGAGAGGTAACTACACGGTTATATCACGGAACAGAAATgaaatatactattttttttacaaatacttCCCGTTGCATCATACatgtatcactacatattataaagtccccCCTATTTTGTTCaggtatgtacgtacatagatataatcacgtctatatccccttgctgggtagacagagtttggtcaagccacgttcagctgtttggctaaatagtagaattaagattcagataaATATAAGGCTAAGggataaggcgactaagggataggcttacaaacttgggattcttttttaggcgatgggctagcaacctgtcactagttgaatctcaattctatcgttaagccaaatagctgtacgtggctattcagtcttttcaagactgttggctctgtctaccccgcaagggatatagacgtgaccatatgtatgtatgtatgtatgtataaatatcgcctaaaagaaaaatcccaagtatataagcctatcccttagtcgccttctacgacatctatgggaatgagatgaagtggtcttattcttttttctattggtgccgggaaccataccatgtatgtatgctgaaatatttaaaacaacataattgattttgatgcagtttttttaattcgattgAAAGATCCAAGAAGAaggtttatttgtataattgcTGCCTCGGAAAGAACGGACGTgattgtggacggattttattcctgtttgaaatgtcagAAAGAGCGTTTTCTGTGTAAGATGTCTCTcatctataaatgctacacGTGCGAAGTCGGAGCGTGTCTTACTGTATCTATATAATTGTTCAGGTGCTGAGACTGACAGCGGTGGACGACCACCGAATACTCAGCTCCGGCCTGGACCAGCTCACTGCGCTGTGGAGCGTTCACGACGGGGAACTCATCGCACATTTCAAGTGAGGCCcgtttatacagggtgacatttaaaacaactgcatcctttttaACATAgcctatacccatgcttctgagccgtttgggcctatttttatttaaattaaacgtcataattttcacatttaaaaaaccctcaaaaactacgtcacacgctttattaaagaccaatactacaaaaagaaattaaaacaaaacatgtaaataaatgtctgaaaaataaattatttttctagtatcaagatcaagtaaagtacagagttgtcgagatcgcccagctgaatgaattgtgtcgttgacctctgaatcttacgcgtcgatTTTCTGCCGACCgtggtgatatgacgtatttaggatcatggattttgatacttgtatttttttttcgtactttctgaaatatgaaccgatatttttcttttaaaggttttaaatatcctttagatgagtacacttaacagttaaatttatgcagttgaattaaaaggcACCCTGTAAAGAGTTTTCAAAGtggatacaattttaaaattcagcttttgttgtaaaaacaAGTATAGCAACTTTCAGTGTTCTTTAAaccttcttctttttcttggcATTAATCCTGGTCAcattctcacctctctggagagaagcacGGGTCGCGTCTTTTGACTGTGGTCCTggtttgggtaagtcaggttttttacaAAGCGCCTCCCATCTGAACTGAAGGTTAGGTAACCTTTATGGGACCATGGTGAAAGCTGCACAAGATGAATGTGGCtattaccttagtcgcctttgacaacatccacgggaaagagatgtagtggttctattctttaaagtgccggaaacctaACAGTACAGTAAACAGTGTTATTTCAACAATTTGTAAGCAATTAGTTCATACAGTTCTTCCTTCCGCAGAGGTACCACCGAGCCCGTTCACTGTTTGTCTGTCTATTACAACGAACTTATCTCCGGAACAACCAACAATCGCATCGGCGTCCACACTTCCCTGGACCAGGACGCTTCTTTCTCAAGCACCAAATTGCGTTCAGATACATTTAAAGGAGTCCTAACTTGTATGGCGGTGTTGCCATTAAATAGATTACTACTATTAGGTAGCGATAATGGTAGCATTAGCTTATTGTGCTGATCTTAAATCGTGATTTTTAATACTcatcattgaaaaataaagcttGATCTCTGTgacatattacaaaattttactacAATTGTTCCGTTTCTAGATAATGAACCTCCACTTGATACGAccctttaattattttattttaatccgtTTCAATAAACGAATCTGAAATGGCGTCAAGTACCTACGTGTAGCGAAAGGTCGTAgggttaacaaaaaaaaaaatttatatttagataaaatatttttactatgagaaacattaaaaaatatttatatacattgaatatatatttaaataaaaacaatatgagGCGATAAAGAAACAgtagtaagtacctaataaagaaagaatttgaaaaaaagttcaaagatacaaaacaaataacagCATTTTTTTTGCATGCGGACTCACTCTGTTTTAGTAAAGACTGCAATAGTGCGCAAGTGAGAAGTCATGACTTTGGCCGCCATTTTAGATTCGTTTCTTTATTGAAACGGGTTATacgtaacattttttattaactgcGTTTCATATTGTCAACACGTTGATAAAACGAGCtacaattaataatgaaaGGCCAGGTGTTTCTTGtttaaatcacgtctctttttcggaggtgtaggcagagcctacatctttccacttgccactacgtttttctttttaatgatataatttttttatacgtttatttttttggttggTCATCATCAATTATTTCATTGAATCTGTGATTTAAGTGTACCTATAGTTTTATGGTTTTTAAGGATTTTGCTCAGTAAgcgaattaattatattacaaaaatgatCTCGTCAATTTTGCTCGAGTTTAGGCAAAAATGTGTATTATCAAACAATAAAGTGCAATGGActtctttattataaagtatttattaaaacggCAATTTTTGATAGtttatattcttaattttgGTATGACCACATCGCAATAATGTAACaatataagtacaaaataattgttacCAAAGACATTCCAAGGGTGTAATGCATAATAATAGCAAATGTTTTGCAtaacaaattgtaatattttttataacttgtttttcttaataacctcttattatattttcgttaatttttatttaatgctgATGGCTTGCGTTAAGGAGTTTCTCATCGtgaatttttaatagatttcTTACGATTGCATGTAGTTATAGCATGTAATAAGGCTCCATAATTCAAAGCGTAAAACGTTACTTTGTCTGAACAAGccttcataaattattattaattacaaacacCTTAAGCTTTACAGTGTTTTATCATGAAATAACATTATGATCAAGTtagatttagttttataagATATTCCTGTAAATTAACTGCTTTGtgtattgtatatttaatgGTTCCTACATCgttattatgtttgtatattacGTAAagtaccttattttttttaagtttaagattgtaagtacttacttgttTATGCGCCCGTATGCCTATCTACTCAAAATTATATGATGAAAAGGGCATTTTGAATGACTCTTCATAATCCATGTATGGCCCAGAATACAAGATCTCTGAGGCTTAATACAAACTTTATTCGGAAAAACTAATTGCAGTTTCTGACAgtcaattaaaaatgaatgaatcatTCCTATATAAGGAGCCGGCATTCCAAAAAATTCTATAGTCTATCTAGTTATATATCTAGTATtgagtatttaaattattttaataatacctatttgAGTAAACCAAAATCTCATGAAAATATACATGTATTTTTGCAGTACATGCAAATTcggtgaaaaatttattttgattttttttagtttaacgcGATATAAATTTTgggaacaaattaaaaaaaggtgacctcaaaaataaaataaaaggaaaaatagaaattatctaatatttcaaattttttaacaacaaaTCACTATTAAGCCCGTAGTTTAAGCATACCTATTGTtacgtaaaaatattgtaaaataaaagagaattgTTGTAAGTATTACGAATTACTTCAGACCGAGGGCAGATGTCTGTCACAAAAATTATTCTCAATGTCATCAACATTGAAATCAATACGTGACCTTCCCATTCCTCGATTGTGATGTAAGCCGGACCCAGGGTCCACTACAAAGGGCGCAACAGTGACAAATTCCAGGATCTCCTAACAGTTTAGTCTGCATGTGACTACAAACAAATCCACAAGTATTTTCATGCTATTTTGGTTGAAATTTACAGCGCCTTGATATAATCTTAGCTGTAATAAGCATGTTGTTGTATAAATGCAtgatacgtattttttgtaatgaataaaagtatttttagagATTAttccttgttttatttattgtcagTTTTTGTCCTGTTGCCACTGTTACAAAAATCATAAGGGAACAAAGCTCTTCCCTTGAATTGCTTTTATAATTTGCAGTTTAAGAGAAAAGCTAACACACTCTCAGGTTCTTTTTCCGCTACCAGATCAGGCCAGCAAGGAAGCTTGCACTAAATGATATttccctagtcgccttttacgacatccatagaaaggTCCTATTTTGaagtggcgggaaccacattGCACATAAGCAGTAAtttcaataggctatttgacaaagttctaaaaactatcttagggtatttatttgtttataaggagccctacaaaaacacttttctgcctttattacagctattttattaaaaaatcgaaaaagaaaatgaaatattcaaatatgccgccaaaacgcgacttttagcaatatggcggccatggcatgcagtgacgtaaatttcgtgtaaatatcatacaaagcttgttggtgtttcgaaaagttttgattttctcttgttttatttaacttgtgccacgtcatatgtgtgaaaattattaaaatgagttcctataaatgttgtgcagtgcctcaatgcactaatacaacaataaaatctcctacgaaactgtttttttctatgccgatggatttgaatattcgtaAGAAGTgatttcagatcatgatctaagatcagtggttaccaagatatacttacattgatgttttcacattcctcagttcggcagcatagaaatctggattgtctttgaagaagacaatccagatttcttcttccaaccattaagtattgcgtccactttttgtaggtttcgactgtcagctttcgcggaattggtttccattattaaatacctatgttatctgagtaatcctaaACGAtcaaacaattataaaatcttgaaaaataatagcgaacactaaggaacggtacgatccacagtctgtttatggataattgacgtcataatagaaatagccaatcacgttcgtttttagtcacgtgacagctgcatataaaaacctaattttctgagacggattttgtttaaataatgcaatatttttatctcgcgttattacaaatcgctccaaaaaaataatattaagactgatgacataaaagaaatgtatatttttaatacagtcaaatagcctattgatCAAATGAAGTATCTATGcagggatatatgtatgtagtctgcCTCCGGGGTAGgcgcgtgatttaatgtatgtataatatatattaataaaaattactttttcgtACACGACCATTGTAGAATGTGATTTGAAGCTGTTGAGTGTGCCTACCTACTTGAGCTATGTTAAGAATCTACTACTTTTCAAGCTATAAGGAAAAGAAGTTACACAAGTAGTATACTATCGGTAAgtttattgagaaaaaaaaaacgccatCAGTTCCACTAGTAAGTGTCTACTGGGCAGGACTACTGGTATGGGGGGAGtaattctaatattttatatttatatatattatcattaaatatttgttaatattgAGCCAGCTTTTTGCTTAAGTTAATTGCAAAAATGTCTTTTAATTTATCCAATTATAATTGATCTATGTATCGTATCTTAAGTGAGAAATGTAAGTTATCTAAAGCACTATGCCTGTCGAATTGGCtaagttaacttttttataacatatagatacgagtacatacctgttaaccttttttaaaatcactTATTTCAAGGAGATTATGTAtcgtatatttgtttatacaatttataaataattacatagaCAGAAAATGAATGAGTAAATGGGAATGACTAATAAACTAAGGATtgttcttgtaggcgatgggttagcaatctaTCACTATGCGAGTTTCAATTTGTGGCCTTATAATCTTTTTAAGACccataagaaataataatcaacGTTGTAGTATTTCTAATGGGCATCTTCCATAGAAACCAGAATACGGAGGGCGTAATACCActtctgtttttttacatacctacatataatcacgtctttatcctttgcggggtagacagacctaTCAGTACAATATCTATGTGATAGATATGGACcgctattctaaagtgtcgggaatcacacggcacgcGAAcggtttgttttttaatttattaatgatatGAGTCAAGATTTTCTTTCGgagtaaaatcaaaaatagtTAAGAAAAAGTGAACTTAGTCGACAATGTGAGTGGCACACATGACATAGGGCGCGGCCGATATGAATTTTAAACCAGCTGGGCACCGGTACCTTACCGGAATAACGCCGAATGTGACCCACTTGCTAACGCTGTCCTGTTACCAGCTAGATATGTGTGTTCTTGGGACACACCGCTCGAATGATCTTGGACGGTTAAACTAGATATCATAAAAAGTAAGAGCAAATTTCTACGTTTAGGACAGAACACTTCTAGTTCGCGTTTCAATCTTTTCTtatgaagttaaaataaaatgtaataatgtaattagtCCACCATTAGTCTCAATAGATAAAATGATTAACTGtcataaaaatacctactctaagtaaaaattagactagataaacattttgtatgtaggtaccatCATAATAATCATCAAGAAAAATCTCGAAGTTTGCTTTTCTAGAGAGAAATCATTTAGTTTGGGGGTACCTATTgataataggtaggtatgctTTTCCCTTTCAAGTACgttaaaaatttttctttcttgcaAAGACCATCATGAAAGTATATCACTTTCATAGTATGCTTTAAAGCTCGGTCCAATAAAGTATcttataggtacctaactgATAGTAATACAGTTTTTTactcaatatttaaatttgtttttaagtaaGGCTATGTATGAGCGCagaatttcattttttcaaaagtttaataaatgacaagtatccaattttattgctcacttatattataacataAGTCACGTCTTTCACACGTCACGTCAGgagacaggttgttagcccgttGCCTAAACGTAGAGTATCAAAACTTAAgagcttaaaaaatatataatacgtTTCTGCCTCGCGAGTTATCGATCTAATAATGTTCACTTTACATATCTCCCATTAGTAAAGGACATGCGTGCACAAATCCAAAGTTGCGAAATCTGTATCAGACGCTGGGTTGCGCCCGCGCAGACCACTTATATAGTGCGGCCAACGAAAAGTTTGGCACACGTGGTCGGCTAGACGCGCGCAACAGACATGATTGCCAAGGTACGATGGATTAAATagtcataatattaattatttgttgaGGTAAATgtccaaaaacatttttaagatGTATCAATGCAAGTATGTTAtccacataatatttttttaaagttttggcAATAGGCTACTTAGTTGTTAATATTTTCCAGTTATTTGCGTTGTGTTGCGCGTGCGCCGCTGTGGCGGGAGCGCCGGTGGTGCTGGGCGGCGGGCTCGGGTACGCAGCGCCCGCGTTTGGTCATGCGTACGCAGCGCCGGCGATAGCAGCGCCCTACGCGGCTGCGTACGCGCCTGCTATATCGCACGCATACGCCGCGCCGGTGGTTAAGGCTGTCGCTCCTGTAAGGGTCTCATGATTATATCATAGTTAGGTATATAGCAGACTTGCCAAAAAGTATTATTGCCAGTtgctattatattaataaagccGCGTCCAAAAGTCTTTGTGGTGCGATATGCATTGAAATTTCCCCTTTTAGTAATGGTAAGGGTAATTTCttcgtaagaaataaataatgttgtatCAGCGAGCGAGGTCAGCCTATCAATCAACTTGGGGCggaaacattttttgtatgtatctaagtttgtgtttgttgtaACGCCATAACTTTCGAACCGGTggtttgattttgatgaaattaaaaaagtatgtagGATCTATCAAtaggaatttttaatttctgttcATCAAAACCGACCGAAGTAGTATATTTGcgatatttacaatttagttAAGAATATCTTATGTTCCGTATTGTCACAGGTAGTACGAGCAGAGCCAATAGACCCTAATCCGGCATACAGCTTCTCATACGGGGTGGCTGACCCCACGACGGGAGACCAGAAAGACGCCGCAGAAACCCTTCAGAACGGAGTGGTGCACGGGTCCTACAGCCTTGTGGAACCCGATGGCCACCTCCGAAGGGTCACCTATACAGCCGATAAAATAAATGGCTTTAACGCCGTGGTTGAGAGGACGGGAGCTGCTCATGGGGTGAGTTACTTTTTGTGATACTCAAGTCAGAAATTTGTAAATGACTTACCTACTAGAAAGTACCCCAATAAAAAGCTTGATCCGCAGGGAGGTCCACAGTCACTCTTATGAGGTGTAATCGAGGTTCAAATCTTGAACCTTGATGACGCCTTATTAGTAGTACTATGAAATTCAGTAGGTTCCTGCCCTCTTCTTCTCCCCggagaggagctcggggtgCGCCGATGCCGATGTCatgtttttacatgaaacgactcccgtctgacctgcgcaacctttgcagggaaacttAACCAGTATCGGAGCATATTTAC
The Amyelois transitella isolate CPQ chromosome 12, ilAmyTran1.1, whole genome shotgun sequence DNA segment above includes these coding regions:
- the LOC106141673 gene encoding cuticle protein 7 → MIAKLFALCCACAAVAGAPVVLGGGLGYAAPAFGHAYAAPAIAAPYAAAYAPAISHAYAAPVVKAVAPVVRAEPIDPNPAYSFSYGVADPTTGDQKDAAETLQNGVVHGSYSLVEPDGHLRRVTYTADKINGFNAVVERTGAAHGVAGPIAKVVAPAPVAVAAPVARYTLPAIAHPWG